The genomic window CGTGTGCGACGTCGACGACACCGTGATGGTCACGGCGCTGCCCAGGCCCCTGCTCGCGGCGTGGAACTCCTTCGTGGCCAACGAGCACGCCCGCACCCCCACCCCGGGGATGTCCACCATGATGGACCGGCTGCGGCGGAGCCACCCGCACGCCCCGTTCCTCTACCTCTCCACGGGGGCGTGGAACGTGGCCCCCACGCTGCGCCGCTTCCTCACCCGCAACGCCTACCCGGCGGGTGCGCTGCTGCTCACGGACTGGGGGCCCACCACGGAGCGGTGGTTCCGTTCGGGCGCCCAGCACAAGGTGCAGAACCTGCAGCGTCTGGCCACCAACTTCCCGCACGTGAAGTGGATCCTCATCGGGGACGACGGTCAGCACGACCCGCAGATCTACTCGGGCTTCGCCCAGCGCCACCCGGAGTCCGTGGCGGCCATCGTGATCCGCAACCTCTCACCCACCGAGGCCGTGCTCGCCGCGGGCGCCCGCGTCTCGGACCGGCACCAGGTCACGGTGCCCGAGGGCGTGCTGTGGCTCGAGGCCAACGACGGCGCCTCCATCTCGGACCAGCTGCGGGACGCCGGGCTGCTCTGAGCCCGCACCGGCAGGTGCGCCCTGCCCGTCCGGAGGGCCGCTGCGCCCACCCGGCCGTGCGCCCGCAGCGGCGGCCGAAAACTTTTTCGGTGAGTTCCGGAACAGCTCTTATCCACACCGACCGCGGCGCGGACCGCGGGATCACGCGGTCCGCGCCGTCCCGTCCTGTGGACAACACGGGGGAAAACACGCGACCCCCTGTGGAACACGTGACCACATCATGTTGGGTGTCCTGTCCATGTGCGCCACTAGATGTAGTATTGACGCAGATGTTCAATCGTCTGGCGCACCACCCGGTTCACGAGCCCCACGGCCCCGGGAACGCCGGAGCAACAGGTACTTCCCGCAAGGAGAATGGGCTATGTCAGTCACCGTGTATTCCAAGCCGTCGTGCGTCCAGTGCAACGCCACCTACCGTGCCCTCACCAAGAAGGGCATCGACTACACGGTGGTGGATGTCACCGAGGACACCGCCGCGTACGAGCACGTGGTGGGTCTGGGCTACCAGCAGGTCCCCGTGGTGGAGACCGGTTCCGAGCACTGGTCCGGGTTCCGCCCGGACAAGATCAACTCCCTGGCCCTGCTGCTCTCCGCCTGAGCCGAGCACCGGGCCGGACGCCACCGCCCGGCCCTCGGGCGGCACCACTGACCGGCTGCCCGCCCACCGGCCCCGCGCTCGTTCACCGGCGGGGCTCGCTCACCGGCAGGACTCGCACCAGCCGCCACCCGCGCAGCCGGTCGTGGCGCATCCAGCTCCCTCGCCCGCTCGTGGACCGGTCGCCGGGAACCGGCCGCGCACCGACCGGCGGCTCACCGGTCACCGTCCGACCGTTGCCCGGTCGGACACCGGAGACCGGCCGGCCCCGGGAGGCGGTCCCGGCAGACGGTTCCAGGACCCTGCCGGGAACCGCTCTCCGCACGCACGATCCCCGGACACGATCCCCCCAGAATCGAAGTGATCCGCCCATGAGTGCTCTTGCCTCGGTTCTCGCCCGGGCGAAGGAGCGGGAACACGATCGGAATCCCGCGCCGGCGGGGGAGGACGCACCCCTGGTGGTGTACTTCTCCTCCGTCACCCGCAACACGGACCGTTTCATCGCCAAGCTGCCGGTGCGCTCCATCCGGCTGCCCCTCAGGACGTCCGAACCCCCTCCCCGGATCGAGGAGCCGTTCGTGCTGGCTGTGCCCAGCTACGGTCGCCCCGGGGGAGCGGGATCGGTCCCCCCGCAAGTCGTCAAGTTCCTCAACGACGCCCCCTCTCGGGCCCACCTCAAGGGTGTGATCGGAGCGGGCAACACCAACTTCGGGCCGCTGTTCTGCGTGGCCGCGGAGAAGGTGGCTGCCAAGTGCCAGGTCCCCCTGCTGTACAAGTTCGAGCTCATGGGCACGGACGAGGACGTCGAAAAAGTCACCCAAGGATTGGAAGAGTTTTGGCCAGCATTCACGAAACCCCGGGAGTGAGCGTCGAGCCCGGTCACGAGGATCCCACGTGCCCCGAGCAGTACCGGGGTCTGGGCTACCACGAGCTCAACGCCCTGCTGAACCTCTACGACGCCGAGGGCAACATCCAGTTCGAGGCGGACCGTCAGGCCGCGCGGCAGTACTTCCTGCAGCACGTCAACAAGAACACCGTGTTCTTCCACGACCTCGAGGAGAAGCTCAAGTACCTGGTGGACCACCAGTACTACGAGGCCGAGGTGCTCGAGAAGTACAGCGTGGAGTTCATCAAGGAGCTGTCCAAGCAGGCGTACGGCTACAAGTTCCGCTTCCAGACCTTCCTGGGCGCGTTCAAGTTCTACACGTCCTACACGCTGAAGACGTTCGACGGACAGCGCTACCTGGAGCGCTTCGAGGACCGCGTGGTCATGGTCTCCCTCTACCTCGCGGACGGGGACGAGACCCTGGCGAAGCGTCTGGTGGGCGAGATCATCTCCGGTCGCTTCCAGCCGGCCACTCCCACGTTCCTCAACGCGGGCAAGAAGCAGCGCGGCGAGCTGGTCTCGTGCTTCCTGGTGCGCTTCGAGGACAACATGGAGTCCATCGGGCGCAACATCAACTCGGCGCTGCAGCTGTCCAAGCGCGGCGGCGGTGTGGCGTTCGCGCTGACGAACCTGCGCGAGTCCGGTGCGCCGATCAAGATGATCGAGAACCAGTCCTCGGGCGTCATCCCGGTCATGAAGCTGCTGGAGGACTCGTTCTCCTACGCGAACCAGCTGGGGGCCCGTCAGGGCGCGGGTGCTGTGTACCTTCACGCCCACCACCCGGACATCCTCAATTTCCTGGACACCAAGCGCGAGAACGCGGACGAGAAGATCCGCATCAAGACCCTCTCGCTCGGCGTCGTCATCCCGGACATCACGTTCGAGCTGGCGAAGAAGAACCAGGACATGTACCTGTTCTCGCCGTACGACGTGGAGCGCATCTACGGAATGCCCTTCGCGGACGTGAACGTGAGCGAGAAGTACCACGAGATGGTGGACGACTCTCGGATCACGAAGACCAAGATCAACGCCCGCGAGTTCTTCCAGACCGTCGCGGAGGTGCAGTTCGAGTCCGGCTACCCGTACATCATGTTCGAGGACACGGTGAACCGCGCCAACCCGATCGACGGCAAGATCATCATGTCCAACCTGTGCTCCGAGATCCTGCAGGTCTCCGAGCCCTCGGTCTACAACGAGGACCTCACCTATGCGGAGGTGGGCAAGGACATCTCGTGCAACCTGGGGTCCATGAACATCGCCATGGCCATGGAGTCCCCGGACTTCGGGGCGAGCATCGAGACCGCGATCCGCGGCCTCACCGCAGTGTCGGACATGTCCAACATCGACTCCGTGCCCTCGATCCGCCGCGGCAACCAGATGTCCCACGCGGTGGGCCTGGGCCAGATGAACCTGCACGGGTACCTGGCCAAGGAGCACGTGTTCTACGGTTCCGAGGAGGGCGTGGACTTCACGAACATGTACTTCTACGCCGTGACGTACCACGCGATCCGGGCGTCGAACCTGATCGCCAAGGAGCGCGGGGAGTCCTTCGTGGGCTTCGAGAAGTCCGACTATGCGAACGGCACGTACTTTGACAAGTACATCGACGGCACGTGGGAGCCTGCGACCGCCCGCGTCCGCGAGCTTTTTGCGCGCGCCGGTGTGGCGCTGCCCACCGCGCAGGACTGGCGTGAGCTGCGCGAGAAGGTCATGGCGGACGGGATGTACAACCAGAACCTGCAGGCCGTGCCGCCCACGGGTTCCATCTCGTACATCAACAACTCCACCTCCTCGATCCACCCGATCGCCTCGCGCATCGAGATCCGCAAGGAGGGCAAGCTGGGGCGCGTGTACTACCCGGCGCCCTTCATGAATGACGAGAACCTGGAGTATTTCCAGGACGCGTACGAGATCGGCTTCGAGAAGATCATCGACACGTACGCCGCGGCCACGCAGCACGTGGACCAGGGCCTGTCCCTGACGCTGTTCTTCAAGGACACCGCCACCACGCGTGACATCAACCGGGCGCAGATCTACGCGTGGCGCAAGGGCATCAAGACCATGTACTACTCGCGGATCCGCCAGCTGGCGCTCGAGGGCACAGAGGTCGAGGGCTGCGTGTCCTGCATGCTGTGACGCGCCGTCGTCGTCGGTGAGCACGGGGGACGACGCCGCCGCGTGGTGTC from Kocuria rhizophila DC2201 includes these protein-coding regions:
- a CDS encoding App1 family protein, with the protein product MAKNTGAGELLPSVDQVTEQAINLGYRFDQKLQRWRQGRAVQRGDIPTMLAFDGYGSPRDVRALGRVLLKTRSLVDETGAAAESIRGWRSFSSVPYAFAHVNVWLGDHEFHFVADKGGVIDVDLNVSMAPGVHTIYMQAEGSDVTEATITVVSDQQHLGVVCDVDDTVMVTALPRPLLAAWNSFVANEHARTPTPGMSTMMDRLRRSHPHAPFLYLSTGAWNVAPTLRRFLTRNAYPAGALLLTDWGPTTERWFRSGAQHKVQNLQRLATNFPHVKWILIGDDGQHDPQIYSGFAQRHPESVAAIVIRNLSPTEAVLAAGARVSDRHQVTVPEGVLWLEANDGASISDQLRDAGLL
- the nrdH gene encoding glutaredoxin-like protein NrdH, which produces MSVTVYSKPSCVQCNATYRALTKKGIDYTVVDVTEDTAAYEHVVGLGYQQVPVVETGSEHWSGFRPDKINSLALLLSA
- the nrdI gene encoding class Ib ribonucleoside-diphosphate reductase assembly flavoprotein NrdI gives rise to the protein MSALASVLARAKEREHDRNPAPAGEDAPLVVYFSSVTRNTDRFIAKLPVRSIRLPLRTSEPPPRIEEPFVLAVPSYGRPGGAGSVPPQVVKFLNDAPSRAHLKGVIGAGNTNFGPLFCVAAEKVAAKCQVPLLYKFELMGTDEDVEKVTQGLEEFWPAFTKPRE
- the nrdE gene encoding class 1b ribonucleoside-diphosphate reductase subunit alpha, with product MSVEPGHEDPTCPEQYRGLGYHELNALLNLYDAEGNIQFEADRQAARQYFLQHVNKNTVFFHDLEEKLKYLVDHQYYEAEVLEKYSVEFIKELSKQAYGYKFRFQTFLGAFKFYTSYTLKTFDGQRYLERFEDRVVMVSLYLADGDETLAKRLVGEIISGRFQPATPTFLNAGKKQRGELVSCFLVRFEDNMESIGRNINSALQLSKRGGGVAFALTNLRESGAPIKMIENQSSGVIPVMKLLEDSFSYANQLGARQGAGAVYLHAHHPDILNFLDTKRENADEKIRIKTLSLGVVIPDITFELAKKNQDMYLFSPYDVERIYGMPFADVNVSEKYHEMVDDSRITKTKINAREFFQTVAEVQFESGYPYIMFEDTVNRANPIDGKIIMSNLCSEILQVSEPSVYNEDLTYAEVGKDISCNLGSMNIAMAMESPDFGASIETAIRGLTAVSDMSNIDSVPSIRRGNQMSHAVGLGQMNLHGYLAKEHVFYGSEEGVDFTNMYFYAVTYHAIRASNLIAKERGESFVGFEKSDYANGTYFDKYIDGTWEPATARVRELFARAGVALPTAQDWRELREKVMADGMYNQNLQAVPPTGSISYINNSTSSIHPIASRIEIRKEGKLGRVYYPAPFMNDENLEYFQDAYEIGFEKIIDTYAAATQHVDQGLSLTLFFKDTATTRDINRAQIYAWRKGIKTMYYSRIRQLALEGTEVEGCVSCML